Proteins encoded together in one Neobacillus sp. FSL H8-0543 window:
- a CDS encoding ATP-grasp domain-containing protein, which produces MRIWFNRWFTTVSHYIDLIRANPEGRRFVIFGTHPNKDALYLQNCDFAFTEPDISGNEYIDFCLEFCQQHRVDIFIPRKENVLISKRLKDFHAIGVKVLVCPDAELMETMDNKAAAYESIRSKESDREPIVSIPDYYVVNKLTDFKRAYECLRRKGQTVCFKPVIGEGANGFRVIKENIETITQLFNQGIGYRIPYQHACEILSQQEIFPDLMVLEFLEGEEFSIDCLASEEKLYAAIPRMKGDGRVRELVNHHQLIQLAHRFHQKYKLPYIFNIQVKYNNGVPKLLEINPRMSGGMHFSCLSGINFPFLAIKILLGEEIGDLKPSFGIRASHIEKEIILQKDDFA; this is translated from the coding sequence ATGAGGATTTGGTTTAATCGCTGGTTTACGACGGTTTCGCATTATATAGATTTGATTCGTGCGAATCCTGAAGGAAGACGGTTCGTTATTTTTGGAACACATCCAAATAAGGATGCACTCTATTTACAGAATTGTGATTTTGCCTTCACAGAACCAGATATTTCTGGGAATGAATATATTGATTTTTGCTTAGAGTTTTGTCAGCAGCACAGGGTAGATATTTTTATTCCACGGAAGGAAAATGTTTTAATATCAAAAAGACTGAAGGATTTTCATGCGATTGGCGTGAAAGTTTTAGTTTGTCCGGACGCTGAATTAATGGAAACAATGGACAACAAGGCGGCTGCTTATGAATCCATACGATCAAAGGAAAGTGACAGAGAACCAATCGTGTCCATTCCTGATTATTATGTTGTCAACAAGCTAACTGATTTTAAGAGAGCTTACGAGTGTTTAAGAAGGAAAGGGCAGACGGTTTGTTTTAAACCTGTTATTGGTGAAGGGGCAAATGGTTTTCGAGTGATAAAGGAAAATATTGAAACCATCACACAGCTGTTTAACCAGGGTATAGGCTATCGAATCCCTTATCAACATGCTTGCGAAATACTAAGTCAGCAGGAGATCTTCCCTGATCTCATGGTTTTGGAATTTTTAGAGGGAGAAGAATTCAGCATTGATTGCTTAGCCTCTGAAGAGAAATTGTATGCCGCCATCCCGAGGATGAAAGGGGATGGAAGAGTAAGAGAGCTTGTTAACCATCACCAGCTTATTCAACTCGCCCATAGGTTTCATCAAAAATACAAACTACCCTATATCTTTAATATTCAAGTGAAATATAATAATGGTGTTCCGAAGCTTCTTGAAATCAACCCGCGGATGAGTGGGGGCATGCATTTTAGTTGCTTATCAGGAATTAACTTTCCATTTTTAGCGATAAAAATCCTGCTAGGAGAGGAAATCGGAGATTTGAAACCTAGCTTTGGAATAAGAGCGAGCCATATTGAAAAAGAAATCATCCTCCAAAAGGATGATTTTGCATAA